The Sinomicrobium kalidii genome contains a region encoding:
- the asnB gene encoding asparagine synthase B, which translates to MCGILAVINGTYDQEGRSIDRKPVLDTGLIREMSKKMGHRGPDESDLHLTENGHILSHERLSIIDLHTGKQPIQGTDTAWMVHNGEIYNHRELRETTLKGHSFRTTSDSEVIVHLYEEFGYDFCNKLDGVFAFVVIDGDDFIAGRDPIGVKPLYYGTDAEGRMYFSSEMKTIADQCVEFSAFPPGHFYTPKTGFVRYFAPKWFDYETATEKLDLTKLRESLIDATKKRLMSDVPLGVLLSGGLDSSLTSSIACRLMEGTGQTLHSFSIGLDAEAPDLIAARKVAEYLGTEHHEIYFTIEEGIEILEKLVWHLETYDVTSIRASTPMYFMSKAITDLGVKVVLSGEGADEIFGGYLYFRNAPTPEDFQKETIDRVQRLSTADCLRADKSTMAHGLEARVPFLDKAFLQTAMEIEPEHKQPKTYDGIEKYILRKAFDTPERPFLPDEVLWRQKEQFSDGVGYNWIDTLIAHCASRVTDEEMAKAAEKFPVNTPATKEAYFYREIFHKHFPQESAARTVKRWVPKWQENTDPSGRANAAHVKADTSIALEEKAKAAL; encoded by the coding sequence ATGTGCGGAATATTAGCAGTGATAAACGGAACATACGATCAGGAAGGTAGGAGTATAGACAGGAAACCTGTGTTGGACACCGGGCTGATCAGGGAAATGTCGAAGAAAATGGGTCACAGAGGACCGGACGAAAGCGATCTGCATCTCACCGAAAACGGACACATCCTGAGCCACGAAAGGCTCTCTATTATTGACCTGCATACCGGAAAACAGCCCATTCAGGGGACAGATACCGCCTGGATGGTACACAACGGAGAAATATATAACCACCGGGAATTGAGGGAGACTACCCTGAAAGGACATAGCTTCAGGACGACTTCCGATTCCGAAGTGATTGTACACCTGTATGAGGAGTTCGGTTACGATTTCTGCAATAAACTGGACGGTGTTTTTGCCTTTGTAGTGATAGACGGCGATGATTTTATTGCGGGAAGGGACCCTATAGGAGTGAAACCCCTCTATTACGGAACGGATGCCGAAGGCCGGATGTATTTTTCTTCCGAGATGAAGACCATAGCCGATCAGTGTGTGGAGTTTTCCGCTTTTCCTCCCGGGCACTTCTACACACCTAAAACAGGTTTTGTACGCTATTTTGCCCCGAAGTGGTTCGATTATGAGACGGCTACCGAGAAACTGGACCTCACCAAACTTCGCGAAAGCCTTATCGATGCAACCAAAAAACGGTTGATGAGCGATGTGCCCCTCGGGGTGTTGCTTTCCGGCGGACTTGATTCCTCGCTGACTTCCTCCATCGCCTGCAGGTTGATGGAAGGTACCGGGCAAACGCTGCATTCGTTTTCCATAGGACTGGATGCCGAGGCACCTGACCTTATCGCTGCGCGAAAGGTAGCAGAATACCTGGGGACGGAACACCATGAAATATACTTTACCATAGAAGAGGGCATAGAAATACTGGAAAAACTGGTATGGCATCTGGAAACCTATGATGTTACCTCCATAAGGGCGTCCACCCCGATGTATTTTATGAGCAAGGCCATTACGGATTTGGGGGTAAAAGTTGTACTGAGCGGTGAAGGGGCCGATGAGATCTTCGGAGGCTACCTGTACTTCAGGAATGCACCTACTCCCGAAGATTTCCAGAAAGAGACCATAGACAGGGTACAGCGACTGTCAACAGCCGATTGTCTCCGGGCAGATAAAAGTACCATGGCTCACGGATTGGAAGCCAGGGTGCCATTCCTCGACAAGGCTTTTCTACAAACTGCCATGGAAATCGAACCGGAGCACAAGCAACCGAAGACCTATGACGGTATAGAAAAGTACATTTTGCGAAAAGCTTTTGATACTCCGGAACGTCCTTTCCTCCCGGATGAGGTGCTGTGGAGGCAGAAAGAACAATTTTCCGACGGTGTGGGCTACAACTGGATAGATACGCTGATAGCACATTGTGCTTCCCGGGTCACTGATGAAGAAATGGCCAAAGCAGCTGAAAAGTTCCCCGTAAACACACCTGCTACCAAGGAAGCGTATTTTTACCGGGAGATATTCCACAAACATTTCCCGCAGGAGAGTGCAGCCAGAACAGTAAAACGATGGGTACCCAAATGGCAGGAAAACACTGACCCCAGCGGACGGGCCAACGCCGCCCATGTCAAGGCGGACACCTCGATTGCGCTGGAAGAAAAGGCCAAAGCAGCCTTGTAA
- a CDS encoding exo-beta-N-acetylmuramidase NamZ family protein, with product MKNSKFNESFWFTNSKNTFLLRFCREIIGKAFSEGQASVRNSTQTRCIKLLVFLFLTTSCGNNASSRPSQKPAPPEAAIAVGANRTEEYLPLIRDKRVGIVANPTSIIFRDNNNRNYTHLVDSLVSRGVNVRKVFAPEHGFRGTADAGEKIKDGKDPKTGLSVISLYGKNRKPGAEQLADIDVVIFDLQDVGVRFYTYISTLHYVMEACAENDKPLIVLDRPNPNGHFVDGPVLNPEYKSFVGMHPIPVAHGMTIGEYARMINGEKWLTKGIQCRLQVVSCDNYTKDMPYDLPIKPSPNLPNAQAVNLYPSLCFFEGTNVSEGRGTEKQFQVYGSPHLPESEYDYYFTPRPNFGAKNPEHNGVLCRGEDLSRAERLNRLELKWLIKAYNNTANKDDFFNNFFVKLAGTEVLQQQIEAGMPEAKIRNSWKKGLEMFRKVRAKYLLYEES from the coding sequence ATGAAAAACTCTAAATTCAACGAATCTTTTTGGTTTACAAACTCCAAAAATACATTTTTATTACGGTTTTGCCGCGAAATTATCGGGAAGGCTTTCAGTGAAGGACAAGCATCCGTCCGTAACAGCACACAAACCCGTTGTATTAAACTATTGGTCTTCCTTTTCCTGACCACTTCATGTGGCAACAATGCCTCTTCCCGGCCTTCACAAAAACCCGCCCCTCCAGAAGCGGCCATAGCGGTCGGAGCCAACCGTACAGAAGAATACCTGCCGCTTATCAGGGATAAACGCGTGGGCATAGTGGCCAACCCTACCAGCATTATCTTCAGGGATAACAACAACCGGAATTATACCCACCTTGTTGACAGTCTCGTATCACGCGGTGTAAATGTGCGGAAAGTGTTCGCACCCGAACACGGCTTCCGGGGTACGGCAGACGCAGGTGAAAAAATAAAGGACGGCAAGGACCCGAAAACAGGACTTTCCGTGATCTCACTCTACGGAAAAAACCGGAAACCGGGGGCAGAACAACTGGCGGATATCGACGTTGTCATTTTTGACCTTCAGGACGTAGGAGTGCGTTTTTACACCTATATTTCCACTTTGCATTACGTTATGGAAGCCTGTGCGGAAAACGACAAACCATTAATTGTGCTGGACCGCCCGAACCCCAATGGTCATTTTGTGGACGGCCCCGTACTGAACCCGGAATACAAAAGTTTTGTGGGGATGCACCCCATTCCCGTAGCCCATGGCATGACCATAGGTGAATATGCACGCATGATCAACGGGGAAAAATGGCTTACCAAAGGCATACAGTGCCGGTTGCAGGTTGTATCCTGTGACAATTACACCAAGGACATGCCCTATGACCTCCCGATAAAACCATCGCCCAACCTGCCGAATGCACAGGCGGTCAATTTGTATCCGAGCCTTTGTTTTTTTGAAGGAACGAATGTAAGCGAAGGGCGGGGAACGGAGAAACAGTTCCAGGTTTACGGCTCTCCGCACCTGCCTGAATCGGAATACGATTACTATTTCACACCCCGTCCCAATTTCGGAGCGAAAAACCCGGAACACAACGGTGTGTTGTGCCGCGGGGAAGACCTGTCGCGGGCCGAAAGACTGAACCGCCTTGAACTGAAATGGCTTATAAAGGCATACAACAACACCGCGAACAAAGATGACTTCTTTAATAATTTCTTCGTAAAACTCGCCGGAACCGAAGTCCTGCAACAACAAATCGAGGCGGGTATGCCGGAGGCGAAAATCCGAAACAGTTGGAAAAAAGGACTGGAAATGTTCAGAAAGGTAAGAGCGAAATACCTACTTTATGAAGAATCGTGA